In the genome of Desulfovibrio desulfuricans, one region contains:
- a CDS encoding DinB family protein has translation MSRDIVAALEEPYQRSWALLAQFMDICPENIWAETNGGWPVWQQVAHAIAVLNFFILEKDDESFMPAPADIGVLMLKEQGKAVVSKEAMQAYGKSVKAAVDARLAALSNADLTRVQERVSKKIGRDLTYAAMIAMLASHTTYHLGSCDAALRDHGLPGVF, from the coding sequence ATGTCCAGAGACATCGTTGCCGCCCTTGAAGAACCCTATCAGCGTTCCTGGGCCCTGCTGGCCCAGTTTATGGACATCTGCCCCGAAAATATCTGGGCCGAAACCAACGGCGGCTGGCCTGTGTGGCAACAGGTGGCCCACGCCATTGCCGTGCTGAACTTCTTTATTCTTGAAAAAGATGATGAATCCTTTATGCCTGCGCCAGCCGACATTGGCGTGCTTATGCTCAAGGAGCAGGGCAAGGCTGTTGTGAGCAAAGAAGCCATGCAGGCTTACGGCAAATCCGTAAAGGCCGCAGTGGACGCACGGCTTGCTGCGCTTTCCAATGCCGACCTGACCAGGGTGCAGGAGCGCGTGAGCAAAAAGATTGGCCGGGATCTGACCTATGCGGCCATGATTGCCATGCTGGCCTCGCACACCACCTACCATCTGGGTTCCTGTGATGCGGCTTTGCGGGATCACGGCTTGCCGGGCGTGTTCTAG